A region of Pyxidicoccus parkwaysis DNA encodes the following proteins:
- a CDS encoding methylmalonyl-CoA mutase family protein produces the protein MRLVQPNTVPSPYKPRHHVRIVTAASLFDGHDAAINVMRRLMQASGAEIIHLGHNRSVAEIVDCAIQEDAQGIAITSYQGGHVEFFKYMIDLLRQRGANIKVFGGGGGTILPTEIEELHKYGVTRIYSPDDGRAMGLQGMIDDLIAQCDFEKRSADFKPLVKKPLPREPERLAALITVAENFADAGEDLRKAMAAAHLDAPRVPVLGITGTGGAGKSSLVDELVRRFLADFPEKTLAVLSVDPSKRKSGGALLGDRIRMNAIDNPRVYMRSMATRQSNLALSRHVAHSIEVCKAAGFDLIIVETSGIGQSDTEITEHSDVSLYVMTAEYGAATQLEKIDMLDFADVIAINKFDKRGSLDALRDVRKQWKRNHNAFTVSDDAVPVHGTIASQFNDPGMNRLYRAIIDALVKKTGAELHSHFELSQGMSEKKWIIPPERTRYLAEIVETCESYDAFVRAQAAIARRMYQLHGTIQALRANVGKKVLEIVEPKDTSDVVQVTERVEGEPAYLGELVALYQDLEGRLHPDCRRLLAEWPATKRRYAASKYQYQVRDKVIELDLYTESLSHLRIPKIALPRYEDWGDVLTWLLRENAPGAFPFTAGVFPLKRENEDPARMFAGEGGPERTNKRFHYVSRGLPAKRLSTAFDSVTLYGEDPDHRPDIYGKVGNSGVSIANVDDAKKLYSGFDLADPSTSVSMTINGPAPMLLGFFLNAAVDQQCEKWIREQGQVEAVEKKIDALYRERGVPRPRYQGELPQGNDGLGLLLLGVSGDEVLPKEVYEKIRARTLQQVRGTVQADILKEDQAQNTCIFSTEFALRVMGDIQQHFIDQKVRNFYSVSISGYHIAEAGANPISQLAFTLANGFTFVEYYLSRGMNIDDFAPNLSFFFSNGMDPEYTVLGRVARRIWAKAIRDKYGGNDRSQKLKYHIQTSGRSLHAQEIAFNDIRTTLQALLALNDNCNSLHTNAYDEAITTPTEESVRRALAIQLVINKEFGLSKNENPNQGSFIVEELTDLVEAAVLTEFRAISERGGVLGAMERMYQRSKIQEESLYYETLKHDGTLPIVGVNTFLDPKGSPTIIPPEVIRATKEEKDYAITSRDAFWKRNAETAPKALEAVRRAALDNGNVFAALMEACKVCTLGQLSRALYEVGGQYRRNM, from the coding sequence GTGCGACTCGTTCAGCCGAACACCGTTCCCTCGCCTTACAAGCCCCGTCACCACGTCCGCATCGTCACCGCGGCGAGCCTCTTTGATGGCCATGACGCTGCCATCAACGTGATGCGCCGCCTCATGCAGGCGTCGGGCGCCGAGATCATCCACCTGGGCCACAACCGCTCCGTGGCGGAGATCGTCGACTGCGCCATCCAGGAGGATGCCCAGGGCATTGCGATTACGTCCTACCAGGGCGGTCACGTCGAGTTCTTCAAGTACATGATCGACCTGCTCCGCCAGCGCGGCGCGAACATCAAGGTGTTCGGCGGCGGCGGTGGCACCATCCTCCCCACCGAAATCGAGGAGCTGCACAAGTACGGCGTCACGCGCATCTACTCGCCGGACGACGGGCGGGCCATGGGCCTGCAGGGGATGATTGACGACCTCATCGCCCAGTGCGACTTCGAGAAGCGGTCGGCGGACTTCAAGCCGCTCGTCAAGAAGCCCCTCCCCCGGGAGCCCGAGCGTCTCGCCGCGCTCATCACCGTCGCGGAGAACTTCGCGGACGCGGGCGAGGATTTGCGCAAGGCCATGGCGGCGGCCCACCTGGATGCGCCGCGCGTGCCCGTGCTCGGCATCACCGGCACTGGCGGCGCGGGCAAGTCCAGCCTCGTGGATGAGCTGGTGCGCCGCTTCCTGGCGGACTTCCCGGAGAAGACGCTCGCCGTGCTGTCCGTGGACCCGTCCAAGCGCAAGTCCGGCGGCGCGCTGCTGGGCGACCGCATCCGGATGAACGCCATCGACAACCCGCGCGTGTACATGCGCTCGATGGCCACGCGGCAGAGCAACCTGGCGCTCTCCCGCCACGTCGCCCACTCCATCGAGGTCTGCAAGGCGGCGGGCTTCGACCTCATCATCGTGGAGACGTCCGGCATCGGGCAGTCGGATACCGAAATCACCGAGCACTCGGACGTGTCGCTCTACGTGATGACGGCCGAGTACGGCGCGGCGACGCAGCTCGAGAAGATCGACATGCTCGACTTCGCGGACGTCATCGCCATCAACAAGTTCGACAAGCGCGGCTCGCTGGACGCGCTGCGCGACGTGCGCAAGCAGTGGAAGCGCAACCACAACGCCTTCACCGTCTCGGATGACGCGGTGCCCGTGCACGGCACGATTGCATCGCAGTTCAACGACCCGGGGATGAACCGGCTCTACCGCGCCATCATTGACGCGCTGGTGAAGAAGACCGGTGCCGAGCTCCACTCCCACTTCGAGCTCTCGCAGGGCATGAGCGAGAAGAAGTGGATCATCCCGCCGGAGCGCACGCGCTACCTCGCGGAGATCGTCGAGACGTGCGAGTCCTACGACGCCTTCGTGCGCGCGCAGGCCGCGATTGCCCGGCGCATGTACCAGCTCCACGGCACCATCCAGGCGCTGCGCGCCAACGTGGGCAAGAAGGTGCTGGAAATTGTCGAGCCGAAGGACACCTCCGACGTGGTGCAGGTGACGGAGCGCGTGGAGGGCGAGCCCGCGTACCTGGGCGAATTGGTGGCGCTGTACCAGGACCTGGAAGGCCGCCTGCACCCGGACTGCCGCCGCCTGCTGGCCGAGTGGCCCGCGACGAAGCGCCGCTACGCCGCGTCCAAGTACCAGTACCAGGTGCGCGACAAGGTCATCGAGCTGGACCTCTACACCGAGTCCCTCTCGCACCTGCGCATCCCGAAGATTGCCCTCCCCCGCTACGAGGACTGGGGCGACGTCCTCACGTGGCTCCTGCGCGAGAATGCGCCGGGCGCCTTCCCCTTCACGGCGGGCGTGTTCCCGCTCAAGCGCGAGAACGAGGACCCCGCGCGCATGTTCGCGGGCGAAGGCGGTCCGGAGCGCACCAACAAGCGCTTCCACTACGTGTCGCGCGGCCTGCCGGCGAAGCGCCTGTCCACCGCGTTCGACTCGGTGACGCTGTACGGCGAGGACCCGGACCACCGGCCGGACATCTACGGCAAGGTGGGCAACTCGGGCGTGTCGATTGCGAACGTGGACGACGCGAAGAAGCTCTACTCGGGCTTCGACCTCGCGGACCCGTCCACGTCGGTGTCGATGACCATCAACGGCCCGGCGCCGATGCTGCTGGGCTTCTTCCTCAACGCCGCCGTGGACCAGCAGTGCGAGAAGTGGATTCGCGAGCAGGGTCAGGTGGAGGCGGTGGAGAAGAAGATCGACGCGCTCTACCGCGAGCGCGGCGTGCCCCGCCCGCGCTACCAGGGCGAGCTGCCCCAGGGCAACGACGGCCTGGGCCTGCTGCTGCTGGGCGTGTCCGGTGACGAGGTGCTGCCGAAGGAGGTCTACGAGAAGATCCGCGCGAGGACGTTGCAGCAGGTGCGCGGCACCGTGCAGGCGGACATCCTCAAGGAGGACCAGGCGCAGAACACCTGCATCTTCTCGACGGAGTTCGCCCTGCGGGTGATGGGCGACATCCAGCAGCACTTCATCGACCAGAAGGTGCGGAACTTCTACTCGGTATCCATCTCCGGGTACCACATCGCGGAGGCCGGGGCGAACCCCATCTCGCAGCTCGCCTTCACGCTGGCCAACGGCTTCACCTTCGTCGAGTACTACCTGTCGCGCGGGATGAACATCGACGACTTCGCGCCCAACCTGTCGTTCTTCTTCTCGAACGGCATGGACCCCGAGTACACGGTGCTCGGCCGCGTCGCGCGCCGCATCTGGGCCAAGGCCATCCGGGACAAGTACGGCGGCAATGACCGCTCGCAGAAGCTGAAGTACCACATCCAGACGTCCGGCCGGTCCCTGCACGCGCAGGAGATTGCCTTCAACGACATCCGCACCACGTTGCAGGCGCTGCTGGCGCTGAATGACAACTGCAACTCGCTGCACACCAACGCCTACGATGAGGCGATTACCACGCCCACCGAGGAGAGCGTGCGGCGGGCGCTGGCCATCCAGCTGGTCATCAACAAGGAGTTCGGCCTGTCGAAGAACGAGAACCCGAACCAGGGCTCGTTCATCGTCGAGGAGCTGACGGACCTGGTGGAGGCGGCGGTGCTGACGGAGTTCCGCGCCATCTCCGAGCGCGGCGGCGTGCTGGGCGCGATGGAGCGGATGTACCAGCGCTCGAAGATCCAGGAGGAGTCGCTGTACTACGAGACGCTGAAGCACGATGGGACGCTGCCCATCGTCGGGGTGAATACGTTCCTGGACCCGAAGGGCTCGCCGACCATCATCCCGCCCGAGGTGATTCGCGCGACGAAGGAGGAGAAGGACTACGCCATCACCTCGCGCGACGCCTTCTGGAAGCGGAACGCGGAGACGGCGCCCAAGGCGCTGGAGGCGGTGCGCCGCGCGGCGCTGGACAACGGCAACGTGTTCGCCGCGCTGATGGAGGCGTGCAAGGTGTGCACGCTGGGCCAGCTCTCCCGCGCGCTGTACGAGGTGGGTGGGCAGTACCGGCGCAACATGTAG
- a CDS encoding TonB-dependent receptor → MLAARGRDSSMRVKVGLLAMVFLSASVAGAEASSVIVGTVRDAETKQPIPEVVITATSPSLQGEQTVVTDDQGQYWIQDLPPGTYTVRFERALFRPYARSDVPLKAGRTLRLEVLLVGDTDAEDDFGCVPPPVDVSSSTTGQDSVFYGKLDRVLGRSSDALGAVRAAEDFAPLVPDVMDVAGGLSINGASVFENDYQLDSLSVRDAVLGLHALSLSNELLVFTNVVTGGYLPQYAHATGGILNAVTPSGTNDLNGSVFAFWTPGLLEGRRESTGLAIQDALKHQGDFGATLSGPLLEDKLWFFAGVTPAMSRLERTPQTGSPDTSRTFDDARSLQALGKLTYLISQDHNVSLALITAPSVLEEGSVDSTLGALHYFGTFADKKVLVEVSAGWLSRRVTPREGEVSAADQYQVNANATWMAKWVAMHVMKAGVSSEWLVHERPGAKAPSQVFGGYVQDSAMFLNRFTLNVGARYDVQRLEEAGHGHVTTARLSPRVGLVIDPWANSQTKVFAQYGRFQGLIPLGLVDATEDVTLDPDLQPLASHELIAGFEHEVVANVALGATYTHRRLEDGLALVPRADESGVVLANPGSGLAADSPRAARNHDAVTVELHRIALSGWQGQISYTWSRLTGNYVSPFTEWTALEPERRLPLDRPHVVRAYASRELRFDRHRRWHADVGASYLGASGLLLEDAGKRTPWMQSLDVYLDLRYAPLESQEVTFRLDVFNVLNSQEPAQVAEHGTGLAPVRYQAPRQVRLGVRYDF, encoded by the coding sequence ATGCTCGCGGCCCGTGGAAGGGATTCGAGCATGCGCGTGAAGGTGGGGCTCCTGGCCATGGTGTTCCTGTCGGCCTCGGTGGCTGGAGCCGAGGCGAGCAGCGTCATCGTCGGCACGGTGAGAGATGCCGAGACGAAGCAGCCCATCCCCGAAGTCGTCATCACGGCGACCTCGCCGTCGCTACAGGGCGAGCAGACCGTCGTGACAGACGACCAGGGGCAGTACTGGATTCAGGATCTACCTCCAGGGACGTACACCGTGCGGTTCGAGAGGGCTCTGTTCCGGCCGTATGCGCGAAGTGACGTACCGCTGAAGGCGGGGCGCACCCTCCGGCTCGAGGTGTTGCTCGTTGGCGATACGGATGCGGAGGACGACTTCGGCTGCGTTCCGCCGCCCGTCGATGTCAGCAGTTCGACGACAGGCCAGGACTCCGTCTTCTACGGCAAGCTCGACCGGGTGCTGGGCAGGTCTTCGGACGCACTCGGCGCGGTGCGCGCAGCCGAAGATTTCGCGCCGCTCGTCCCCGATGTGATGGACGTGGCTGGAGGTCTCTCCATCAACGGTGCCTCCGTCTTCGAGAACGACTACCAACTGGACAGCCTGTCCGTGCGCGACGCGGTGCTGGGGCTCCATGCGCTTTCGCTGAGCAACGAGTTGCTCGTGTTCACCAACGTCGTCACGGGGGGATATCTGCCGCAGTACGCCCATGCCACGGGAGGGATCCTGAACGCAGTGACACCGTCGGGCACCAACGACCTGAATGGCTCCGTCTTTGCCTTCTGGACGCCGGGCCTGCTGGAGGGAAGGCGCGAGAGCACGGGGCTCGCGATCCAGGACGCGCTCAAGCACCAGGGAGACTTCGGTGCCACCCTGAGCGGCCCGTTGCTCGAGGACAAGCTCTGGTTCTTCGCGGGAGTCACTCCCGCGATGAGCCGGTTGGAGCGGACGCCGCAGACGGGCAGCCCAGACACCTCGCGGACCTTCGACGATGCGCGCAGCCTCCAGGCCCTGGGCAAGCTGACGTACCTCATCAGTCAGGACCACAATGTGTCGCTGGCGCTCATCACCGCTCCGTCTGTTCTGGAGGAAGGGAGTGTCGACTCGACGCTGGGCGCCCTTCACTACTTCGGCACGTTCGCGGACAAGAAGGTCCTGGTCGAGGTCAGCGCGGGCTGGCTGTCCCGGCGGGTGACACCTCGGGAGGGCGAAGTCAGCGCGGCCGACCAGTACCAGGTCAACGCCAATGCCACATGGATGGCCAAGTGGGTGGCCATGCACGTGATGAAGGCAGGCGTGAGCTCGGAATGGCTCGTCCACGAGCGGCCGGGCGCGAAGGCTCCCAGCCAGGTCTTCGGGGGCTACGTGCAGGACAGCGCCATGTTCCTCAATCGGTTCACCCTGAATGTCGGCGCCCGTTACGACGTGCAGCGCCTCGAAGAAGCGGGCCATGGCCACGTCACCACGGCAAGGCTCTCGCCTCGCGTGGGCCTCGTCATCGACCCGTGGGCCAACAGTCAGACGAAGGTGTTTGCCCAATATGGGCGGTTCCAGGGACTGATTCCGTTGGGGCTCGTGGATGCGACGGAGGACGTGACGCTGGACCCGGACCTCCAGCCCCTGGCTTCGCACGAGCTCATCGCGGGATTCGAGCACGAGGTCGTGGCGAACGTGGCCCTCGGCGCGACGTATACACACCGGAGGTTGGAGGACGGGCTTGCGCTCGTGCCCCGGGCGGACGAAAGCGGTGTCGTGCTCGCCAATCCCGGCTCCGGGCTCGCCGCGGACTCGCCGCGCGCGGCGCGCAACCACGATGCGGTGACGGTGGAGTTGCACCGCATTGCCCTGTCAGGCTGGCAGGGACAGATCAGCTACACGTGGTCCAGGCTGACCGGAAACTACGTGAGCCCGTTTACCGAGTGGACCGCGCTCGAGCCGGAGCGGCGGTTGCCGTTGGACAGGCCTCATGTGGTTCGCGCCTACGCGTCCCGGGAGCTCCGCTTCGACCGCCACCGTCGGTGGCATGCGGATGTGGGCGCTTCATACCTGGGGGCTTCGGGCCTGCTGCTGGAGGACGCGGGAAAGCGCACGCCGTGGATGCAGTCGTTGGACGTGTACCTCGACCTCCGGTACGCGCCGCTCGAGTCGCAGGAGGTGACGTTCCGCCTCGACGTGTTCAACGTCCTCAACTCGCAGGAGCCGGCTCAGGTGGCAGAGCACGGCACGGGCCTCGCTCCCGTGCGCTACCAGGCTCCGCGTCAGGTGCGGCTCGGCGTGCGGTATGACTTCTGA
- a CDS encoding methylmalonyl-CoA mutase family protein, giving the protein MSQVPPPSAKDFPPPSTDAWRRLVEKDLKGKPFSSLQSSLEGGLSLQPLYTSQEAPTPAEPPGVVPYVRGTQPLGHTEGGWTVCQEYAGPDVASTAEALRTDLERGAQGVWLLLDAPHGVDVKDAAALKQVLAHVPLETTPVHLEPARDVLAPAALLLQVADAKRVARSSLKGSLGVDPIGAMARAGAAKVDVAGTLAKAAPMVTSLLKEAPGLRVLLVSSRAWADAGATPVQELAWAIATGVEYLRELERAGVAPGDAARSVQFALSVGGQFFPEIARLRAARLLWSKVVAASGGAPEAQAMSLHARTASGTKTKRDPWVNILRATAESFAAVVAGADSVSTAPFDEALGAPDEQGRRLARNTQLILRDESSLNRVADPAGGSYFLEQLTQELARAAWTELQRIESLGGMTRALVQGDVARVLTEAVAARDKAVRSRRLPIVGVSEFPHLTEAPVQREPHSTPAPVVPEGGFAPLHPVRLSEAFESLRDASDRFLGRSGARPRAFMVSLGTLAEHTVRSTWVTNALAVGGIETVEQRDFANASLAADAFASTGTPLAVISGPDTLYPEQVPALAQALKAKGARTVVVAGRPGDSEAAFRAAGVDLFISAGADLFQLLKTLHQHLGVA; this is encoded by the coding sequence ATGTCGCAAGTGCCTCCCCCCTCCGCCAAGGACTTCCCGCCTCCGTCGACCGACGCGTGGCGCCGGCTCGTCGAGAAGGACCTGAAGGGCAAGCCCTTCTCGTCGCTTCAGTCGAGCCTGGAAGGTGGCCTCTCCCTTCAGCCGCTCTACACGTCGCAGGAGGCGCCCACTCCGGCGGAGCCCCCGGGCGTGGTCCCCTACGTGCGCGGCACCCAACCGCTGGGCCACACGGAGGGAGGCTGGACGGTGTGCCAGGAGTACGCCGGCCCCGACGTGGCCTCCACCGCCGAGGCGCTGCGCACCGACCTGGAGCGTGGCGCGCAGGGCGTGTGGCTGCTCCTGGACGCGCCGCACGGTGTCGATGTGAAGGACGCGGCCGCGCTGAAGCAGGTCCTCGCGCACGTCCCGTTGGAGACGACGCCTGTGCACCTGGAGCCCGCGCGTGACGTGCTCGCGCCCGCGGCCCTGCTGCTCCAGGTGGCGGATGCGAAGCGGGTCGCACGCAGCTCGCTCAAGGGAAGCCTGGGCGTCGACCCGATTGGCGCGATGGCGCGCGCGGGCGCGGCGAAGGTGGACGTGGCCGGGACGCTCGCGAAGGCCGCGCCGATGGTGACGTCGCTCCTGAAGGAAGCGCCGGGCCTGCGCGTGCTGCTGGTGTCCTCGCGAGCATGGGCGGATGCGGGCGCCACGCCGGTGCAGGAGTTGGCGTGGGCCATCGCCACGGGCGTGGAGTACCTGCGCGAATTGGAGCGCGCGGGCGTGGCTCCCGGAGACGCGGCGCGCTCGGTGCAGTTCGCGCTGTCCGTGGGCGGCCAGTTCTTCCCGGAGATTGCGCGGCTGCGCGCGGCGCGGTTGCTCTGGTCCAAGGTCGTCGCCGCGTCGGGCGGTGCACCGGAGGCCCAGGCCATGTCGCTGCACGCGCGCACGGCCAGCGGCACCAAGACGAAGAGAGACCCGTGGGTCAACATCCTGCGCGCCACCGCCGAGTCCTTCGCCGCCGTCGTCGCGGGCGCGGACAGCGTGAGCACGGCTCCCTTCGATGAAGCCCTCGGAGCGCCGGATGAGCAGGGCCGGCGGCTCGCGCGCAACACGCAGCTCATCCTGCGCGACGAGTCCAGCCTCAACCGCGTCGCGGACCCCGCGGGCGGCAGCTACTTCCTGGAGCAGCTCACGCAGGAGCTAGCCCGCGCCGCGTGGACGGAACTGCAGCGCATCGAGTCGCTGGGCGGCATGACGCGAGCGCTCGTGCAGGGCGACGTGGCCCGCGTGCTCACGGAAGCCGTGGCCGCTCGCGACAAGGCCGTGCGCTCGCGGCGTCTGCCCATCGTCGGCGTCAGCGAGTTCCCCCACCTCACGGAGGCCCCCGTCCAGCGCGAGCCGCACTCCACGCCCGCGCCCGTGGTTCCCGAGGGTGGCTTCGCGCCGCTGCACCCCGTGCGTCTGTCGGAAGCCTTCGAGAGCCTGCGCGACGCGAGCGACCGTTTCCTGGGCCGTTCCGGTGCGCGCCCGCGCGCCTTCATGGTGAGCCTGGGCACGCTGGCCGAGCACACCGTCCGCTCCACGTGGGTCACCAACGCGCTGGCCGTCGGTGGCATCGAGACTGTCGAGCAGCGCGACTTCGCCAACGCATCGCTGGCCGCGGATGCCTTCGCCTCCACGGGCACGCCGCTCGCGGTCATCTCCGGTCCGGACACGCTCTATCCGGAGCAGGTGCCCGCGCTCGCGCAGGCGCTCAAGGCGAAGGGCGCTCGCACCGTGGTGGTCGCCGGGCGTCCCGGTGACAGCGAGGCCGCCTTCCGCGCGGCCGGCGTGGACCTGTTCATCTCCGCGGGAGCGGACCTGTTCCAGCTCCTGAAGACCCTGCACCAGCACCTGGGAGTCGCCTGA
- the scpA gene encoding methylmalonyl-CoA mutase, with protein sequence MRPTVPDFSRVAFDAPETQPSPAVRDAQVRHAREATAKAERWETPEGIPVKPLYTPEDLEGVAHLGSLPGLPPFVRGPYSTMYVQQPWTVRQYAGFSTAEASNAFYRRNLAAGQKGLSIAFDLATHRGYDSDHPRVSGDVGMAGVAIDSIKDMRILFDRIPLDQMSVSMTMNGAVLPILALYVVAAEEQGVRPEQLSGTIQNDILKEFMVRNTYIYPPGPSMRIIGDIFRFTAEKMPRFNSISISGYHMQEAGASQDLELGYTLADGVEYIRAGLAAGLDVDAFAPRLSFFWAIGMNFFMEVAKLRAARLLWAHLLKGFKPKSDKSLALRTHCQTSGWSLTAQDVFNNVVRTCVEAMAATQGHTQSLHTNSLDEAIALPTDFSARIARNTQLYLQLESGTTRVIDPWGGSYYVERLTHELAHKAWAHIQEVEALGGMTKAIEAGLPKLRIEEAAARTQARIDSGRQAIIGVNKYPPEREDRIDILKVDNTAVREAQIARLRELRAERNAEEVRRRLDALTEAASRKEGNLLALAIDAARAKATVGEISDALEKVFGRYEATVRSISGIYSAEAGSAGGIADARAKADAFLARFGRRPRILIAKMGQDGHDRGQKVIATAFADLGFDVDIGPLFQTPEESARQAVENDVHVVGASSLAAGHLTLVPELKHALKKLGREDIMVVVGGVIPPQDYDALRAAGAAAIFGPGTVIAKAATELLDKLSAELEAA encoded by the coding sequence ATGCGCCCCACCGTCCCCGACTTCTCTCGCGTCGCCTTCGACGCCCCCGAGACGCAGCCCTCCCCCGCCGTGCGCGACGCACAGGTGCGCCACGCGCGCGAGGCCACTGCAAAAGCCGAGCGCTGGGAAACGCCCGAGGGCATCCCCGTCAAGCCGCTCTACACGCCTGAAGACTTGGAGGGCGTGGCACACCTGGGCTCGCTGCCGGGCCTGCCGCCCTTCGTGCGCGGCCCCTACTCCACGATGTACGTGCAGCAGCCGTGGACGGTCCGCCAGTACGCCGGGTTCTCCACGGCCGAGGCGTCCAATGCCTTCTACCGCCGCAACCTCGCGGCGGGGCAAAAGGGCCTGTCCATCGCCTTCGACCTCGCCACGCACCGCGGCTACGACAGCGACCATCCGCGTGTCTCCGGTGACGTGGGCATGGCGGGCGTGGCCATCGACTCCATCAAGGACATGCGCATCCTGTTCGATCGGATTCCGCTCGACCAGATGAGCGTGTCGATGACGATGAACGGAGCGGTGCTCCCCATCCTCGCGCTCTACGTGGTGGCGGCCGAGGAACAGGGCGTGCGCCCCGAGCAGCTCAGCGGGACCATCCAGAACGACATCCTCAAGGAGTTCATGGTCCGCAACACGTACATCTATCCGCCCGGTCCCTCGATGCGCATCATCGGGGACATCTTCCGCTTCACGGCGGAGAAGATGCCGCGCTTCAACAGCATCAGCATCAGCGGCTACCACATGCAGGAGGCCGGCGCGTCGCAGGACCTGGAGCTGGGCTACACGCTCGCGGACGGCGTCGAGTACATCCGCGCGGGTCTCGCCGCCGGCCTGGACGTGGATGCCTTCGCGCCGCGCCTGTCGTTCTTCTGGGCCATCGGCATGAACTTCTTCATGGAGGTGGCCAAGCTGCGCGCGGCTCGCCTCCTGTGGGCCCACCTGCTCAAGGGCTTCAAGCCGAAGAGCGACAAGAGCCTCGCGCTGCGCACGCACTGCCAGACGTCCGGCTGGAGCCTCACCGCGCAGGACGTCTTCAACAACGTCGTGCGCACCTGCGTGGAGGCCATGGCCGCCACCCAGGGCCACACGCAGAGCCTGCACACCAACTCGCTCGACGAAGCCATCGCGCTGCCCACCGACTTCAGCGCGCGCATCGCCCGCAACACGCAGCTCTATCTCCAGTTGGAGAGCGGCACCACGCGCGTCATCGACCCGTGGGGCGGCAGCTACTACGTGGAGCGCCTCACCCACGAGCTGGCGCACAAGGCCTGGGCGCACATCCAGGAAGTGGAAGCGCTGGGCGGCATGACGAAGGCCATCGAAGCCGGCCTGCCCAAGCTGCGCATCGAAGAGGCCGCCGCGCGCACGCAGGCGCGTATCGACTCGGGACGCCAGGCCATCATCGGCGTGAACAAGTACCCGCCCGAGCGCGAGGACCGCATCGACATCCTCAAGGTGGACAACACCGCCGTGCGCGAGGCGCAGATTGCGCGCCTGCGCGAGCTGCGCGCCGAGCGCAACGCGGAAGAGGTCCGCCGCCGCCTGGACGCGCTCACCGAGGCGGCCTCGCGCAAGGAAGGAAACCTGCTGGCGCTCGCCATCGACGCGGCGCGTGCCAAGGCCACCGTGGGTGAGATCAGCGATGCGCTCGAGAAGGTCTTCGGGCGCTACGAGGCCACCGTGCGAAGCATCTCCGGAATCTATTCGGCCGAGGCCGGGTCGGCGGGCGGCATCGCCGACGCACGCGCGAAGGCGGACGCGTTCCTCGCGCGCTTCGGCCGCCGGCCGCGCATCCTCATCGCGAAGATGGGCCAGGACGGACATGACCGTGGCCAGAAGGTCATCGCCACCGCGTTCGCCGACCTGGGCTTCGACGTGGACATCGGTCCCCTCTTCCAGACGCCCGAGGAGTCCGCGCGTCAGGCGGTGGAGAACGACGTGCACGTCGTCGGTGCCAGCTCGCTCGCCGCCGGTCACCTCACGCTGGTGCCGGAGTTGAAGCACGCGCTGAAGAAGCTGGGCCGCGAGGACATCATGGTCGTGGTGGGCGGCGTGATTCCGCCGCAGGACTACGACGCGCTGCGCGCCGCCGGCGCCGCCGCCATCTTCGGGCCGGGCACCGTCATCGCGAAGGCGGCCACCGAGCTGCTCGACAAGCTCTCCGCCGAGCTGGAGGCGGCGTGA
- the meaB gene encoding methylmalonyl Co-A mutase-associated GTPase MeaB: MKLLPADTYVEGVRAGDRAVLARAITLVESEHPRHAALAQEVLTRLLPHTGRGQRVGISGVPGVGKSTFIDALGMHLVHGEHKVAVLAIDPSSSISGGSILGDKTRMARLSREANAYIRPSPSSGTLGGVARKTRETLLLCEAAGFDVVLVETVGVGQSETVVSELVDFYLVLMLAGAGDELQGIKRGILEVADLLAINKADGDNAQRAERARAEYRAALHLMRPGAEPVVTTCSALEGTGIAKLWAAVESQLAQRAASGELTRRRKAQQVGWMWAMVHDGLRAALHAHPEVSALVPVLERDVREGQVTPTSAALRVLEAFLPRSPA; this comes from the coding sequence GTGAAGCTGCTGCCCGCGGACACCTACGTGGAGGGCGTCCGCGCTGGAGACCGTGCGGTGCTCGCGCGCGCCATCACCCTGGTGGAGAGCGAGCACCCACGTCACGCCGCGCTCGCGCAGGAGGTCCTCACGCGCCTGCTGCCCCACACGGGCCGCGGCCAGCGCGTGGGCATCAGCGGCGTGCCGGGCGTGGGCAAGAGCACCTTCATCGACGCGCTCGGCATGCACCTGGTGCACGGCGAGCACAAGGTGGCGGTGCTCGCCATCGACCCGTCGAGCAGCATCTCCGGCGGCAGCATCCTCGGTGACAAGACGCGCATGGCGCGGCTGTCTCGCGAGGCCAACGCGTACATCCGCCCCAGCCCCTCCAGCGGCACGCTGGGCGGTGTCGCCCGCAAGACGCGCGAGACGCTGCTGCTCTGCGAGGCCGCCGGCTTCGACGTGGTGCTGGTGGAGACGGTGGGCGTGGGCCAGTCGGAGACGGTCGTCTCGGAGCTGGTGGACTTCTACCTGGTGCTGATGCTCGCGGGCGCGGGCGACGAATTGCAGGGCATCAAGCGCGGCATCCTCGAAGTGGCGGACCTGCTCGCCATCAACAAGGCGGACGGCGACAACGCGCAGCGCGCGGAGCGGGCCCGTGCCGAGTACCGAGCCGCCCTGCACCTCATGCGGCCGGGCGCGGAGCCGGTCGTCACCACGTGCAGCGCGCTGGAGGGCACCGGCATCGCGAAGCTCTGGGCCGCCGTGGAATCGCAGCTCGCGCAACGCGCCGCATCGGGCGAGCTGACGCGGCGCCGCAAGGCGCAGCAGGTGGGATGGATGTGGGCCATGGTGCATGACGGCCTGCGAGCGGCCCTGCATGCCCACCCCGAGGTGTCCGCCCTCGTGCCCGTGCTGGAACGGGACGTGCGTGAAGGCCAGGTGACACCAACCTCGGCCGCACTGCGTGTGTTGGAGGCCTTCCTGCCTCGTTCGCCAGCCTGA